A single window of Methylacidimicrobium sp. AP8 DNA harbors:
- a CDS encoding iron-sulfur cluster assembly accessory protein codes for MEAKPIEITAKAKEEIRRLAPAHGGVPLRIAVTRGGCAGWEYQVAFATAQPGDIEWEEGEIRIAVDRASVDRLAGSVLDYQGGLSGAGFRFRNPHARGTCGCGISFEA; via the coding sequence GTGGAAGCGAAACCGATTGAAATCACCGCGAAGGCGAAGGAAGAGATTCGGCGGTTGGCGCCGGCTCACGGAGGAGTCCCCCTGCGCATAGCCGTGACGAGAGGTGGCTGCGCCGGATGGGAGTATCAAGTTGCGTTTGCAACAGCGCAGCCGGGCGACATCGAGTGGGAGGAAGGGGAAATCCGGATCGCCGTCGATCGGGCTAGCGTCGATCGCCTTGCGGGGTCGGTGCTCGATTACCAAGGCGGGCTTTCCGGGGCGGGGTTTCGCTTTCGGAATCCCCATGCGCGGGGAACCTGCGGCTGCGGCATTTCCTTCGAGGCTTGA
- the leuS gene encoding leucine--tRNA ligase has product MEARRAYPFDQIEPKWQRIWEERALFRAANPGEPGAEKPKYYVLDMFPYPSGHGLHVGHLEGYTASDIVARYKRMRGFNVLHPMGWDAFGLPAEQHAVATGIHPRITTARNIAKFREQIAAMGFSYDWSREINTSDPRYYRWTQWIFLQLFRRGLAYVAEAPVWYCPALQTVLANEEVVPSPEGPVSERGHHPVERRPLRQWMLRITAYAERLLADLDLVDWPESIKEMQRNWIGRSEGAMVRFPIDGTRREVEVFTTRPDTLFGATYLVLAPEHPLVDEITQPQCREAVEAYRREVARKSDLERTELAREKTGVPLGAFAINPATRERIPVWIADYVLSSYGTGAIMAVPAHDERDFAFATRYGLPVRSVVRPKDAPDPLPGCFPGEGIACSSGFLNGLPTPAAKEAMIRWLEQTGSGKRAVQYRLRDWLFSRQRYWGEPFPIVWRQGEPQPVPEAELPVLLPDRKDFSLEKGGFAPLSQEKGWVDLPDGGRRETNTMPQWAGSCWYYLRYLDPHNGRELVSREAERYWMQPKGVDLYIGGAEHAVLHLLYARFWHKFLFDIGVVSTPEPFYRLVNQGIILGEDGRKMSKSFGNVVNPEGLIRQYGADTVRLFEMFLGPLEQMKPWSSQGLEGPHRFLARVWRLVMEEDAEGRWVPRSDISTEPAPLDIRRLLHRTIRKVTEDLEQLSFHTAIAQMMILVGALTKAAVRCREVLEPFLLLLAPFAPHLCEELWSVLGHSESLTFAPWPEADERLLQEAEVQWIIQVDGKVRSRMTAGVDLTREEAEALARRRPEIAAWLEGKSVRKVIFVPGKLLNFVLGGEG; this is encoded by the coding sequence ATGGAAGCGCGCAGGGCCTACCCGTTTGATCAGATCGAACCGAAATGGCAGCGGATCTGGGAAGAGCGTGCGCTCTTCCGCGCGGCCAACCCGGGCGAGCCGGGTGCGGAAAAACCGAAGTATTACGTGCTCGACATGTTTCCATACCCGTCGGGACACGGACTGCACGTCGGTCACTTGGAAGGCTATACGGCCAGCGACATCGTCGCCCGCTACAAGCGGATGCGCGGGTTCAACGTTCTGCATCCGATGGGCTGGGATGCCTTCGGGCTGCCCGCCGAGCAGCACGCGGTCGCCACCGGTATTCATCCGCGGATTACGACCGCGCGCAATATCGCCAAGTTCCGCGAACAGATTGCGGCCATGGGCTTTTCCTACGACTGGTCTCGGGAGATCAACACCAGCGATCCGCGCTACTACCGCTGGACCCAGTGGATCTTTCTCCAGCTCTTCCGCCGCGGCCTCGCCTACGTTGCCGAAGCCCCCGTCTGGTATTGCCCGGCGTTGCAGACCGTTTTAGCCAACGAGGAGGTCGTCCCCTCTCCGGAAGGGCCGGTCTCGGAGAGGGGCCACCACCCGGTCGAGAGGCGGCCGCTGCGGCAGTGGATGCTGCGCATCACCGCATATGCCGAACGGCTGCTGGCCGACCTGGACCTCGTCGACTGGCCGGAGTCGATCAAGGAGATGCAGCGGAACTGGATCGGCCGGAGCGAAGGGGCTATGGTCCGCTTCCCCATCGATGGAACCCGCAGAGAGGTCGAGGTCTTCACGACGCGCCCGGACACCCTTTTCGGCGCCACCTATCTGGTCTTGGCTCCCGAACACCCGTTGGTCGATGAGATCACGCAACCGCAATGCCGGGAGGCCGTCGAAGCCTATCGGCGCGAGGTGGCCAGGAAGAGCGATTTGGAGCGGACGGAACTGGCGCGGGAGAAGACAGGGGTTCCCCTCGGTGCCTTCGCGATCAATCCGGCCACCCGGGAAAGAATTCCGGTGTGGATCGCCGATTATGTCCTCTCCTCCTACGGGACCGGGGCGATCATGGCGGTTCCGGCACACGACGAGCGCGACTTCGCGTTCGCCACTCGCTATGGCCTTCCCGTGCGTTCGGTCGTCCGGCCGAAGGATGCTCCCGATCCTCTCCCCGGGTGCTTTCCCGGCGAAGGCATCGCCTGTTCCTCCGGCTTCTTGAACGGCTTGCCCACCCCGGCGGCCAAGGAAGCCATGATCCGCTGGCTCGAGCAGACCGGTTCCGGCAAGCGGGCCGTTCAGTATCGCCTGCGGGACTGGCTCTTTTCCCGCCAGCGGTACTGGGGAGAGCCCTTTCCGATCGTCTGGCGGCAGGGAGAACCGCAACCGGTGCCCGAAGCGGAACTCCCTGTCCTGCTTCCGGATCGGAAGGATTTTTCTCTGGAAAAAGGAGGATTCGCCCCGCTCTCCCAAGAGAAGGGATGGGTGGATTTGCCCGACGGCGGCCGGAGGGAGACCAACACGATGCCCCAGTGGGCGGGCTCCTGCTGGTACTACCTGCGCTACCTCGATCCCCATAACGGTCGAGAGCTGGTTTCGCGGGAAGCGGAACGCTATTGGATGCAACCGAAGGGAGTGGACCTCTACATCGGAGGAGCGGAGCATGCGGTGCTCCACCTTCTCTATGCCCGGTTTTGGCACAAGTTTCTCTTCGACATAGGAGTAGTCTCTACCCCCGAGCCTTTTTACCGGCTGGTAAACCAGGGAATCATCCTTGGGGAAGACGGCCGGAAGATGTCCAAATCCTTCGGGAACGTCGTCAACCCCGAAGGCCTCATCCGGCAGTACGGTGCGGATACCGTGCGGCTCTTCGAGATGTTCCTGGGTCCTCTCGAGCAGATGAAACCCTGGTCCTCGCAAGGGCTCGAAGGGCCCCATCGCTTTCTGGCCCGCGTCTGGCGTCTGGTGATGGAGGAGGATGCGGAAGGCCGCTGGGTTCCCCGCTCGGACATCTCCACGGAGCCGGCTCCGCTCGACATCCGGCGGCTCCTCCATCGGACGATCCGGAAGGTGACCGAAGATCTCGAGCAACTCTCCTTCCACACGGCGATCGCGCAGATGATGATCCTGGTCGGCGCGCTGACCAAGGCTGCCGTCCGATGCCGAGAGGTGCTCGAGCCGTTCCTCCTGCTTCTCGCCCCCTTCGCCCCGCATCTATGCGAGGAGCTCTGGTCGGTGCTCGGGCACTCCGAATCCCTGACTTTCGCCCCGTGGCCGGAAGCCGACGAGCGGCTCCTGCAGGAGGCGGAGGTCCAATGGATCATCCAGGTCGACGGCAAGGTGCGGAGCCGGATGACGGCGGGTGTGGATCTCACTCGGGAGGAAGCGGAAGCGCTGGCCCGCCGGCGGCCCGAGATCGCCGCTTGGCTCGAGGGGAAATCGGTCCGGAAGGTGATCTTCGTGCCGGGCAAGCTCCTCAACTTCGTGCTGGGAGGAGAAGGATAA
- a CDS encoding TldD/PmbA family protein, with the protein MILSEGEARELATKLLSYSRAESAVAEMTGWSRLNVRIACNTITTDGADEGFHCRVASSFGKRRGEATGNKAGLGDLAELVRLSEEVARVCPEDPEFLPPPGPQVYPPPKGYSPEAARLTAKDLAEHGRMILDLAEAKHVVAAAFLECESSFSAYAATSGLWVFQQSTRLQYAVSARTRDGGGAGWAAAAAYSPAEIDLPALGRRAVEKALLSRHPKPLAPGRYTVLLEPSAACDLIGILLLSLQARPADEGRSFLSRPGGGTLLGEQLFADSVSLRSDPEDPVAPGSIYSTDGLPATPTNWVEKGKLLELIRPRFWAQKKNAPVVPEPTNLLVCGGERSTDQLIPGVDRGVLVTRLWYIRTVDPRTLLLTGLTRDGTFWIEKGKIAYPVNNFRFNESPVRLLKNVLALGKSEVTVGSEIDDLPARVPAVLSKEFTFSSVSQAS; encoded by the coding sequence ATGATCCTTTCGGAAGGAGAAGCGCGCGAGCTCGCCACCAAGCTTCTCTCCTACTCCCGCGCCGAATCCGCGGTTGCGGAGATGACCGGCTGGAGCCGGCTCAACGTCCGCATCGCCTGCAACACGATCACAACCGACGGAGCGGACGAGGGTTTTCATTGCCGTGTCGCCTCCTCTTTCGGAAAGCGACGGGGCGAGGCGACGGGAAACAAGGCGGGGCTCGGGGACTTGGCCGAGCTCGTCCGCCTTTCGGAAGAGGTGGCACGCGTTTGTCCCGAAGATCCGGAGTTTCTCCCGCCGCCGGGGCCCCAAGTCTATCCTCCCCCCAAGGGGTACTCCCCCGAGGCGGCCCGCTTGACGGCCAAGGATCTGGCCGAGCACGGGAGGATGATTTTGGATCTCGCGGAGGCCAAGCACGTCGTCGCCGCCGCCTTCTTGGAATGCGAAAGCAGCTTTTCGGCCTACGCGGCCACAAGCGGCCTCTGGGTGTTTCAGCAGTCGACCCGCCTGCAATACGCGGTCTCGGCACGGACACGGGACGGAGGGGGTGCCGGTTGGGCGGCGGCTGCGGCCTATTCACCGGCGGAGATCGATCTGCCGGCCCTCGGTCGCCGGGCCGTGGAGAAGGCGCTCCTTTCCCGCCATCCGAAACCCTTGGCCCCGGGACGGTACACCGTCCTGCTCGAGCCTTCGGCCGCCTGCGACCTGATCGGCATTCTTTTGCTTTCCCTCCAGGCCCGCCCGGCCGATGAAGGAAGAAGCTTTCTCTCTCGTCCCGGAGGGGGAACGCTTTTGGGAGAGCAGCTCTTCGCGGATTCGGTCTCTCTCCGATCGGACCCGGAGGATCCGGTGGCTCCCGGTTCGATCTACTCGACGGACGGCCTGCCCGCCACACCCACGAACTGGGTGGAGAAGGGAAAGCTCCTGGAGCTGATCCGCCCGCGCTTCTGGGCGCAGAAGAAGAACGCTCCGGTGGTCCCCGAGCCGACCAACTTGCTTGTCTGCGGCGGGGAAAGGTCGACCGATCAACTGATTCCGGGCGTCGATCGCGGCGTGCTCGTCACGCGACTCTGGTACATCCGGACGGTCGATCCCCGCACCCTCCTCCTCACCGGCCTTACCCGGGACGGCACCTTCTGGATCGAGAAGGGGAAGATCGCCTATCCGGTGAACAACTTCCGCTTCAACGAAAGCCCTGTCCGGCTTCTCAAAAACGTTCTGGCTCTCGGGAAATCGGAAGTGACGGTGGGGTCGGAGATCGATGATCTTCCCGCCCGGGTGCCCGCCGTCCTCTCCAAGGAGTTTACGTTTTCTTCGGTCTCGCAGGCCTCCTGA
- a CDS encoding TldD/PmbA family protein, which translates to MGISRRKFLQSLAAGFLGGGVPLGTVAAASDEASSSRREESARLAEAALSAARSAGAEYADLRIVYSQSEFLSAREERIENVEVSSSSGLGVRVLVNGVWGFRSASVLDPAHASDCARGAVEIAKANRPLATKPVEIERIEPKIDRWRAPIEQDPFSIPLDRKAEALLGINAEAKAAGAPFAYSFFLFLRQEKFFASSAGSFLEQLFFRTYPRLTVTATDPASGRFASRSSFFPPRAAGYEYVRAQNWKQEARQAAEDAFRKLKAKPVAPGKMDLVLHPTNLWLTLHETVGHSTELDRAFGYEAGFAGTTFVSPADRGRLQFASELVTVMADRDQPGGLATAAYDDDGMPARYARFPILLRGRFENFQMAIGQSRWIGLPHSNACSFAEGHAYFPIQRMPNISLQPSEQDISLEELISGVEDGVYIVGDGSWSIDQQRKNFQFGGQLFYKIRKGKLGEMLRDVAYQGTTVPFWNACDGIGGAKEYWLGGTLSCGKGQPVQSAPVSHGVVPARFRGITVLNTGSQT; encoded by the coding sequence ATGGGCATTTCCCGCAGAAAATTCCTCCAAAGCCTGGCTGCGGGCTTTCTCGGCGGGGGAGTCCCCCTGGGAACCGTGGCGGCGGCCTCCGACGAGGCCTCGTCTTCCCGGCGGGAGGAATCCGCCCGCCTCGCGGAAGCCGCCCTCTCCGCGGCTCGATCCGCCGGAGCGGAATATGCCGATCTGCGCATCGTATACTCCCAATCCGAGTTCCTCTCGGCCCGCGAGGAACGCATCGAGAATGTCGAGGTGTCGAGCAGCAGCGGCCTCGGGGTACGCGTCCTGGTCAACGGGGTCTGGGGATTCCGCTCGGCCAGTGTGCTCGATCCGGCGCATGCGAGCGATTGCGCACGAGGCGCCGTGGAAATAGCCAAGGCCAACCGCCCGCTTGCGACCAAGCCCGTCGAGATCGAACGGATCGAACCGAAGATCGATCGCTGGCGGGCTCCGATAGAGCAGGATCCTTTTTCGATCCCGCTCGACCGGAAAGCCGAGGCGCTTCTCGGCATCAATGCCGAGGCGAAGGCGGCCGGCGCCCCGTTCGCCTATAGCTTTTTCCTCTTTCTCCGGCAGGAAAAGTTTTTCGCCTCGAGCGCCGGCTCCTTCCTCGAACAACTTTTTTTCCGTACCTATCCTCGGCTCACCGTGACCGCGACCGATCCGGCCTCCGGCCGGTTCGCTAGCCGCTCGAGCTTTTTCCCGCCGCGGGCCGCCGGCTACGAATATGTCCGCGCCCAGAATTGGAAGCAGGAGGCGCGACAAGCGGCCGAGGATGCCTTCCGCAAGCTGAAGGCCAAGCCCGTAGCCCCGGGCAAGATGGACCTGGTCCTCCATCCCACCAACCTGTGGCTCACCCTCCACGAGACGGTCGGCCACTCGACCGAGCTCGACCGCGCCTTCGGATACGAGGCGGGCTTCGCCGGCACGACCTTCGTCAGCCCCGCCGATCGGGGACGCCTCCAATTCGCCAGCGAGCTGGTGACGGTGATGGCGGACCGGGATCAGCCGGGAGGGTTGGCCACGGCCGCCTACGACGACGACGGGATGCCCGCACGCTATGCCCGCTTCCCCATCCTTTTGCGCGGCCGGTTCGAAAATTTTCAAATGGCCATCGGCCAGTCCCGCTGGATCGGGCTGCCCCATTCCAACGCCTGCTCCTTCGCGGAAGGACACGCCTACTTTCCGATTCAGCGGATGCCGAACATCTCGCTGCAACCCTCCGAGCAGGACATTTCCCTCGAAGAGCTGATCTCCGGCGTCGAGGACGGCGTTTACATCGTGGGCGACGGCAGCTGGAGCATCGACCAACAGCGAAAGAACTTTCAGTTCGGCGGGCAGCTCTTCTACAAGATCCGAAAGGGCAAGCTCGGAGAGATGCTCCGCGACGTCGCCTACCAGGGGACGACCGTGCCTTTCTGGAATGCCTGCGACGGGATCGGCGGCGCCAAGGAATACTGGCTCGGCGGGACGCTCTCCTGCGGCAAGGGTCAACCGGTCCAATCCGCGCCGGTATCCCACGGCGTCGTTCCCGCCCGCTTCCGGGGAATCACAGTCCTCAACACCGGGAGCCAGACATGA
- a CDS encoding M20 family metallopeptidase, with protein MKTGAEAWLVEHEGELCSFLGEIVRIPTVNPPGDHYTALVERLEAKLRKIGLSTEIFTVPPEVAAKVLPPQQAGLPRHNLVGRWEVGAERTVQFNAHYDVVPAAGRWRHAPFAGERDGDWIFGRGTADMKGALAAAIFAVEALLKTGSVPRVNVELAFVADEEIGGELGTGYLVTRRRRGPDFAVVCEGGAGGKIGIGHNGLVQLEVTVLGKGGHSAYPDGTVNAFERMVALVSRLEPVLKQSLAEPQRRFATPSGEVLEPVVNLGGVFGPGDAAKVNIIPGEASFTIDRRLTPAEQVPAVERELREWIRSAAAKSGVRTRIRTIHATAPCSLSPGAPLPRAFRKAVEGVRGGRARFTVNRGATDMHYYVRKRRIDAVGYGVDGKNIHAVEERIPVKDLVTTARVYARFLYDFAPESGKR; from the coding sequence GTGAAGACCGGAGCGGAAGCCTGGCTGGTGGAGCACGAAGGGGAACTCTGCTCCTTTCTAGGCGAGATCGTCCGCATCCCTACGGTGAATCCTCCGGGGGACCATTACACGGCGCTGGTCGAGCGGCTGGAGGCCAAGCTACGGAAGATCGGCCTCTCCACGGAGATTTTCACGGTCCCGCCGGAGGTCGCCGCCAAGGTTCTGCCCCCGCAGCAGGCCGGCTTGCCTCGGCACAATTTGGTCGGGAGATGGGAGGTGGGTGCGGAGAGGACCGTCCAATTCAACGCCCACTATGATGTGGTGCCCGCTGCGGGTCGGTGGAGGCACGCCCCCTTTGCCGGGGAGCGCGACGGCGACTGGATTTTCGGCCGCGGGACGGCCGACATGAAAGGGGCGCTGGCAGCTGCCATTTTCGCGGTGGAGGCGCTCTTGAAGACCGGGAGCGTGCCGCGGGTGAACGTGGAGCTGGCCTTTGTCGCGGATGAGGAAATCGGCGGGGAGCTCGGCACCGGGTACCTTGTGACCCGCCGAAGAAGGGGTCCTGACTTCGCCGTCGTTTGCGAGGGTGGCGCCGGAGGGAAGATCGGCATCGGTCACAATGGGTTGGTGCAACTCGAGGTCACGGTTCTGGGCAAAGGCGGGCATTCGGCTTATCCCGATGGGACCGTGAATGCTTTCGAGCGGATGGTCGCCCTGGTCTCCCGGCTTGAGCCGGTGCTTAAGCAATCGCTGGCCGAGCCGCAGAGGCGTTTCGCCACCCCCTCCGGAGAGGTTCTGGAACCGGTGGTCAACCTCGGCGGGGTTTTCGGACCCGGGGATGCGGCAAAAGTGAACATCATTCCGGGCGAAGCCTCCTTCACGATCGATCGGAGGCTTACCCCCGCGGAGCAGGTGCCCGCGGTGGAGCGGGAGTTGCGGGAATGGATCCGGTCGGCTGCGGCAAAAAGCGGGGTGCGGACCCGAATTCGAACGATCCATGCGACCGCCCCCTGCTCGCTTTCCCCCGGCGCACCGCTTCCCCGGGCTTTCCGGAAGGCCGTGGAGGGTGTGCGCGGAGGACGCGCCCGCTTCACGGTGAATCGCGGTGCCACCGACATGCACTACTACGTGCGGAAGCGCCGGATCGATGCGGTAGGCTATGGGGTCGACGGGAAGAACATCCATGCCGTCGAAGAACGGATTCCGGTCAAGGATCTTGTGACCACCGCCCGCGTCTACGCCCGCTTCCTCTACGATTTTGCGCCCGAATCCGGGAAGCGGTAG
- a CDS encoding N-acetylmuramic acid 6-phosphate etherase — MGTILGIEGGGTKTTWAVLDSTGTVCARGTAGPGNVSLLPDEEIRKLLAGIRSAVGGGIEAIGAAFAGCHLPVQRQRLAGMLQALWPTALRIAVAEDTYSAFAGAFGSGDGIIVIAGTGSNVLGRRDGRTLRVGGWGHILGDPGSGYDLAHTGLWRVYDAFDATGSVVPLGEAFLQRTGQNSLEELFVHLLRDPSKDRIAALAPCVLEKAAAGDPLAADIARSRAGLLAEQVRYVTQRLGYPEPRVALVGGLFEHSEAYVALFSGEVRSRVAVREIFVSRVPGAVGAARLVDDTLPIPQTIAAQPALPFSREAAASLEGALTEERNPRCRFLDRKTVPELVELFLSEEEFVERALRDRKEVIAAAAAAVAEALEAGRRLFYVGAGTSGRLGALDASEIPPTFGVPTDLVQAILAGGPDAFLRSQEAAEDDREAGARSVIQRGVRPGDVVCGITASGRTPFVLGALEQAQTVGALTILLTCNPKHAPLPFVRLSIDLPTGPEIVAGSTRLKAGTATKIVLNMLSTIAMIRTGRVRDNLMIHLRPTSEKLRYRALRVVMELVPCGEKEALARLERTGWRVAEAIDLPKPDLAIG, encoded by the coding sequence GTGGGCACCATCCTGGGCATTGAAGGAGGAGGGACCAAGACGACATGGGCCGTCCTGGATTCGACGGGGACGGTGTGCGCGCGGGGAACGGCCGGCCCCGGCAACGTCAGCCTGCTTCCGGACGAGGAGATCCGGAAGCTGCTTGCGGGAATCCGCTCGGCGGTCGGCGGCGGGATCGAGGCGATCGGTGCCGCCTTCGCCGGCTGCCATCTCCCGGTGCAGCGGCAGCGCCTTGCCGGGATGCTGCAAGCCCTCTGGCCGACGGCGCTGCGGATCGCCGTCGCCGAAGATACCTACTCGGCATTTGCGGGCGCCTTCGGCTCCGGCGATGGAATCATCGTCATCGCGGGCACCGGCTCGAACGTCCTGGGCCGTAGGGATGGCCGCACGCTGCGGGTAGGCGGCTGGGGCCATATTCTGGGGGATCCGGGCAGCGGCTACGATTTGGCGCACACCGGCCTTTGGCGCGTTTATGACGCTTTCGATGCCACGGGCAGTGTCGTTCCTCTAGGCGAAGCCTTTCTTCAGAGAACCGGGCAAAACAGCCTCGAGGAGCTCTTTGTCCATCTCCTGCGCGATCCGTCCAAGGATCGGATCGCGGCCCTGGCTCCTTGCGTCTTGGAGAAGGCGGCCGCCGGCGATCCGCTCGCCGCCGACATCGCCCGATCCCGTGCCGGTCTCTTGGCGGAGCAGGTGAGGTACGTCACCCAAAGACTCGGCTACCCCGAACCGAGGGTGGCCTTGGTCGGCGGGCTCTTCGAGCACAGCGAGGCCTATGTCGCGCTCTTTAGCGGCGAGGTCCGATCCCGAGTGGCGGTCCGCGAGATCTTCGTTTCCCGGGTCCCGGGAGCGGTGGGCGCGGCGCGGTTGGTCGACGATACGCTGCCCATCCCGCAGACGATCGCGGCGCAGCCGGCTCTGCCCTTCTCGCGGGAAGCGGCCGCCTCGCTCGAGGGGGCGCTGACCGAGGAGCGGAATCCCCGTTGCCGCTTCCTGGATCGCAAGACGGTGCCGGAGCTCGTGGAGCTTTTCCTTTCGGAAGAGGAGTTCGTGGAGCGGGCTCTCCGGGACCGGAAAGAGGTGATCGCGGCGGCGGCGGCCGCAGTGGCGGAGGCCTTGGAGGCCGGAAGACGCCTCTTTTACGTCGGCGCCGGGACGAGCGGACGGCTGGGGGCGCTTGACGCGAGCGAAATCCCGCCGACCTTCGGTGTCCCGACCGACTTGGTGCAAGCCATCCTGGCAGGAGGACCCGACGCATTCCTGCGGAGCCAGGAAGCGGCGGAGGACGATCGGGAGGCCGGCGCCCGCAGCGTGATCCAGCGCGGCGTCCGCCCGGGCGACGTCGTTTGCGGCATCACGGCTAGCGGGCGCACACCGTTCGTCCTGGGCGCGCTCGAGCAGGCCCAAACGGTCGGGGCTCTGACGATCCTTTTGACCTGCAATCCTAAGCACGCGCCGCTCCCTTTCGTCCGGTTGTCGATCGATCTGCCCACCGGGCCCGAAATCGTGGCGGGCTCGACGCGCCTCAAGGCCGGAACGGCGACGAAGATCGTCCTCAACATGCTTTCCACCATCGCGATGATCCGAACCGGGCGGGTTCGGGACAACCTGATGATCCACCTGCGGCCCACCAGCGAAAAGCTTCGCTACCGGGCTCTGCGGGTTGTGATGGAGCTGGTCCCGTGCGGCGAAAAGGAAGCTCTGGCCCGGTTGGAAAGGACGGGGTGGCGGGTGGCCGAGGCGATCGACCTCCCGAAGCCGGACTTAGCGATCGGCTGA
- the rimO gene encoding 30S ribosomal protein S12 methylthiotransferase RimO has translation MTSPSLVGKTVGIIPLGCAKNLIDAEIMLGRLAEAGAAISLDPASSDILIINTCGFIDPAKEEAIRTVLAAHQERETSGKGERQKIVVTGCLSQRYRNDLPSLLPEVDLFLGLDEVDKIAEHLSDLLLPIGGARRDAISPDSRFLPDFSSPRFPLTPAHLAYVKIAEGCNHPCTFCIIPRIRGRFRSRTIASIVPEVRALIARGVREVILVSQDSTYFGRDRSPRTPLGSSASGETLADLLRTLEEIPGDFWIRVLYTHPAHWTERLMETFAEARKLVRYIDVPFQHIADPVLERMQRGTSETQLRELLAAFRQRIPGVAIRTTFLVGFPGESEEDFQKLLRFVEEARFDRLGVFSYSQEEGTRSARQKVQVPETVKKRRWEELMAKQKEIARRRALDQVGQRIRVLVDSPGIARSAADAPEVDGRVYVSPKLSPGTFADVVVRGASDYDLIAREAAHAERR, from the coding sequence ATGACCTCCCCGTCCCTCGTGGGGAAGACCGTCGGAATAATTCCGCTCGGTTGCGCGAAGAACCTGATCGATGCCGAGATCATGCTCGGGCGGCTGGCGGAGGCGGGGGCGGCGATCTCCTTGGATCCCGCTTCCTCGGATATCCTCATCATCAACACTTGCGGCTTCATCGACCCGGCCAAGGAGGAGGCGATCCGCACGGTTCTCGCCGCGCATCAGGAACGCGAGACTTCGGGGAAAGGGGAACGGCAGAAGATCGTCGTGACCGGATGTCTTTCCCAGCGCTACCGCAACGACCTCCCCTCGCTCCTCCCGGAAGTAGACCTCTTCCTCGGCCTCGACGAGGTCGACAAGATCGCCGAGCATCTTTCCGATCTTCTCCTTCCGATCGGAGGCGCGCGTCGCGACGCGATTTCTCCCGACTCCCGCTTTCTTCCGGACTTCTCCTCGCCTCGCTTTCCTCTCACGCCCGCCCACTTGGCCTATGTCAAGATCGCCGAAGGGTGCAACCATCCCTGCACCTTCTGCATCATCCCCCGGATCCGCGGCCGCTTCCGTAGCCGCACCATCGCCTCGATCGTGCCGGAAGTGCGGGCGCTCATTGCCCGCGGCGTGCGGGAGGTGATCCTGGTTTCCCAGGATTCGACCTATTTCGGCAGGGACCGGTCCCCTCGCACCCCATTAGGTTCCTCCGCCAGCGGGGAGACGCTCGCGGATCTTCTTCGCACCCTGGAAGAGATTCCGGGAGACTTTTGGATCCGCGTCCTCTACACCCACCCCGCGCACTGGACCGAGCGGCTCATGGAAACCTTCGCCGAGGCCCGCAAGCTCGTGCGCTACATCGACGTCCCCTTCCAGCACATCGCCGATCCGGTTCTCGAAAGGATGCAACGGGGCACCTCCGAGACCCAGCTCCGGGAGCTTCTCGCCGCCTTTCGACAAAGAATCCCCGGGGTCGCCATACGGACGACGTTCCTGGTCGGCTTCCCCGGGGAGAGCGAAGAAGATTTTCAGAAGCTCCTCCGTTTCGTCGAGGAAGCCCGCTTCGACCGCCTCGGCGTCTTTTCCTACTCTCAGGAGGAGGGAACCCGTTCCGCGCGACAGAAGGTGCAGGTTCCGGAGACGGTGAAGAAGCGGCGATGGGAAGAGCTCATGGCGAAGCAAAAAGAGATCGCCCGCCGCCGGGCTCTTGATCAGGTCGGGCAGCGCATCCGCGTGCTCGTCGATTCTCCCGGCATCGCCCGTTCCGCCGCCGACGCCCCGGAAGTCGACGGAAGGGTCTATGTCTCCCCGAAGCTCTCCCCGGGAACCTTCGCCGATGTGGTCGTGCGGGGGGCCTCGGATTACGACTTGATCGCCAGGGAGGCAGCGCATGCCGAGCGCCGGTGA